From Vreelandella neptunia, the proteins below share one genomic window:
- a CDS encoding hydroxymethylglutaryl-CoA lyase, which produces MTQPIPCPTKIEINEVAPRDGLQIEARFVPTEEKIRWIDALSTTGLRRIEATSFTSPKAIPNLRDAAEVVTGIQRREGVDITVLVPNVKGTERALACQVDEINLVMSASNSHGLANLRMTPEQSLEQFAAILEVTQGSGVFINASLSTTFGCPFEGEVPEARVLELVEKLVALGIQGVTLCDTTGMANPAQVKRLCKAALERWPETPFTLHFHNTRGMGLANALAAWEAGISRFDASLGGLGGCPFAPGASGNVCTEDLVHMFEAMGVDTGVDLDALLEVAATLPDLIGHDVPGQVVKAGKSTRRYDMPVRDA; this is translated from the coding sequence ATGACCCAGCCAATCCCATGCCCCACCAAGATCGAGATCAACGAAGTTGCCCCTCGGGACGGCCTGCAGATTGAAGCGCGCTTTGTGCCGACGGAAGAGAAGATCCGCTGGATAGACGCACTCTCCACCACAGGCCTACGGCGAATCGAAGCAACTTCGTTCACTTCACCGAAAGCGATTCCCAACCTGCGCGATGCTGCTGAAGTGGTGACCGGCATCCAGCGTCGGGAAGGGGTCGATATCACCGTTCTAGTGCCCAACGTTAAGGGCACCGAGCGGGCGCTTGCCTGCCAAGTGGATGAGATCAATCTAGTGATGTCTGCCAGCAATAGCCATGGGCTGGCCAACCTGCGCATGACGCCGGAACAGTCCCTTGAACAGTTCGCGGCGATATTGGAAGTGACCCAGGGAAGCGGCGTGTTTATCAACGCCTCGCTATCGACGACCTTTGGTTGCCCATTTGAAGGCGAGGTACCCGAAGCGCGAGTATTAGAGCTTGTTGAAAAGCTCGTGGCTCTTGGCATTCAGGGCGTCACGCTCTGCGATACCACCGGTATGGCCAACCCTGCCCAGGTCAAACGCCTATGCAAAGCAGCACTGGAGCGCTGGCCGGAAACGCCGTTCACGCTGCACTTCCACAACACTCGCGGCATGGGCTTAGCCAACGCCCTAGCGGCGTGGGAAGCAGGTATTAGCCGATTTGATGCCTCACTAGGTGGGCTGGGCGGCTGCCCCTTCGCCCCCGGCGCTAGCGGTAATGTATGCACCGAAGACCTAGTGCATATGTTTGAAGCCATGGGCGTCGATACCGGCGTCGATCTGGATGCACTGCTTGAAGTAGCTGCCACCCTTCCCGACCTTATCGGCCATGACGTGCCGGGGCAGGTTGTAAAAGCCGGGAAATCGACCCGGCGTTATGACATGCCTGTTCGCGATGCTTAA
- a CDS encoding aldehyde dehydrogenase family protein, translating to MPMTSLIDYPSVVDHQFINNQWEPSAGTRLLDVMNPYREVRIAQVTAGDAADVDAAVKAAKQAQPAWQALGGSARAKYLERFADALEARRDPIITLSATNNGKPLAEAEIDLDDAIACYRYYAGQAKALDARQGELVSVEMEGVEARTYHDPVGVVGLIAPWNFPLVTSAWKLAPALAAGCAAVLKPSEVTPLPERVLAEIALEIGLPAGVLNLLNGDGEGIGAPLTNHPDVDKISFTGSNRVGEAVMQAASARTASVSLELGGKSPILVMEDADPEQAADWVMAGIYFNAGQICSATSRLLVHENVAEALYAALAERMDALTLGDPLAEGTDLGPLTSAKQRDAVQRYLDLAEHEGLTVVRDGQHRTLPAQGYFLAPTLYRDVPLESRLWQEEIFGPVLCGRSVASEAEAIQLANDSVFGLAATVISGDPERAKRIGRQLKAGSIWYNSEQLVLPETAWGGFKRSGIGRELGPWGLSAYLEVKHVIGPA from the coding sequence ATGCCCATGACCTCCCTGATTGATTACCCTTCGGTTGTTGACCACCAATTCATCAACAACCAGTGGGAGCCCTCGGCGGGCACCCGCCTGCTCGACGTGATGAATCCTTACCGCGAAGTGCGGATTGCCCAGGTTACGGCAGGTGACGCCGCGGATGTCGATGCTGCCGTCAAAGCCGCAAAGCAGGCGCAGCCCGCCTGGCAGGCGCTGGGCGGCAGCGCACGGGCAAAATACCTTGAGAGGTTTGCCGATGCGCTGGAAGCCCGCCGAGACCCGATTATCACGCTTTCGGCGACCAACAACGGTAAGCCGCTGGCAGAAGCGGAGATCGATCTAGACGACGCGATTGCCTGCTATCGCTACTACGCCGGGCAGGCCAAGGCACTGGATGCCCGCCAGGGCGAGTTGGTCAGCGTGGAAATGGAGGGCGTTGAGGCGCGCACTTATCACGACCCCGTGGGCGTCGTGGGGCTGATTGCGCCGTGGAATTTCCCGCTGGTGACCAGCGCCTGGAAGCTGGCGCCCGCCTTGGCGGCCGGTTGTGCCGCGGTGCTTAAACCGTCCGAAGTCACTCCGCTCCCCGAGCGGGTGCTGGCAGAAATAGCCCTGGAAATTGGCCTACCTGCTGGGGTGCTCAACCTTCTAAACGGCGACGGTGAGGGCATCGGTGCACCGCTGACCAACCATCCGGATGTGGATAAAATTTCTTTTACCGGCAGCAACCGCGTTGGTGAAGCGGTGATGCAAGCGGCAAGCGCCCGTACCGCCAGCGTCTCTCTGGAACTGGGCGGAAAATCGCCGATCCTGGTGATGGAAGACGCTGACCCCGAACAAGCCGCTGACTGGGTAATGGCCGGTATCTACTTCAACGCCGGGCAAATCTGTTCGGCGACCTCGCGTTTACTGGTGCACGAAAATGTGGCCGAAGCCCTTTATGCCGCGCTTGCTGAACGTATGGATGCGCTAACGCTGGGCGACCCGCTTGCCGAAGGTACGGATTTAGGGCCGTTGACCAGCGCCAAGCAGCGCGACGCCGTGCAGCGCTATCTGGATCTGGCCGAACACGAAGGGTTGACGGTCGTGCGCGACGGCCAACACCGCACGTTGCCCGCTCAAGGCTACTTCCTGGCCCCAACGCTTTACCGCGATGTGCCGCTAGAGAGCCGCTTGTGGCAGGAAGAAATTTTTGGCCCAGTGCTCTGCGGCCGCAGCGTGGCAAGTGAAGCCGAAGCCATCCAGCTTGCCAACGACAGCGTCTTTGGTCTGGCAGCCACGGTGATTAGCGGCGATCCCGAGCGGGCAAAGCGCATTGGCCGTCAGCTTAAAGCCGGTAGCATCTGGTACAACAGCGAGCAGCTAGTACTACCTGAAACCGCCTGGGGCGGCTTCAAGCGCAGCGGTATTGGGCGTGAACTGGGCCCCTGGGGGCTAAGTGCTTATCTGGAGGTGAAGCATGTGATTGGGCCGGCTTAA
- a CDS encoding MBL fold metallo-hydrolase: MSLERINAQQWYRTASKADGITLIDEPWIKPFYRCNIWHVQGSKRGMVVDFGLGAVPLRQHVAQLAERDLLAVASHTHFDHIGAAHEFGCCHVHAAEADILASPDNTRTLADLFLSDDMFEALPAKPYSHSRYRITAPQQVCPLADGEILDLGNRQWEVIHTPGHSPGGIALWEAATQTLISGDLIYDGPLIEDLWHSDLTDYAASMRRLRRLPVRTVHGGHFPSFSGQHLTTLIDDWLRQHDL; this comes from the coding sequence ATGAGCCTTGAGCGCATCAATGCCCAGCAGTGGTACCGTACTGCCAGCAAGGCAGACGGTATCACCCTGATCGACGAGCCGTGGATCAAGCCGTTTTATCGCTGCAATATCTGGCATGTCCAGGGCAGCAAGCGGGGCATGGTCGTGGACTTTGGCCTGGGAGCAGTGCCGCTACGTCAGCACGTGGCACAGCTTGCCGAGCGTGACCTGCTGGCGGTGGCCAGCCACACGCACTTTGACCATATCGGCGCCGCCCACGAGTTTGGCTGTTGCCATGTGCATGCCGCTGAGGCGGACATCCTGGCCTCACCCGATAACACGCGCACCCTGGCTGACCTGTTTCTCAGCGATGACATGTTTGAAGCGCTGCCTGCCAAGCCTTATTCGCACAGCCGCTACCGCATCACGGCACCGCAGCAGGTGTGCCCGCTGGCGGATGGCGAAATACTGGACTTAGGGAACCGTCAATGGGAAGTGATCCATACCCCGGGTCACTCCCCCGGCGGCATTGCCCTGTGGGAGGCGGCCACCCAGACGCTGATCTCGGGCGATCTGATTTACGATGGCCCGCTCATTGAAGACCTCTGGCACAGCGACCTTACCGACTACGCTGCCAGCATGCGGCGGCTGCGCAGGCTGCCCGTCCGCACCGTGCACGGCGGCCATTTCCCCAGCTTTAGCGGCCAGCATCTCACAACGCTCATCGATGATTGGCTTCGCCAACACGACCTATAA
- a CDS encoding purine-cytosine permease family protein, translated as MKNNHVLGQDTLSADDVEHSLGLPGTFALWLGANVVVTTILTGMFLVPDLTFQHAMLLILIGSAIGIIPLVLIGVMGQQTGMTTMVLARGTFGRKGANFPAWVNLLALIAWSWIQALLAGMSLDYAVESLTGYSNVALFTVICESLVVLIALRGHLGIEKVEKIAALLMLGLSAVVLFALNRHYDLPSITQLEPEGVLGGGVVFDIVVATAFSWIPLAADYNRHCRSLKAAVVGTWGGYVVATLVAMGLGATVSALSISVGMEPTYDPTTLLSGFGFGLPAALVIFFSVLTTNVMCVYSATLSFMSVRPKVPFWKPALIIGVVSVIGALIPGILDQFQTFLLIIGSVFIPAFSLMIVDYYLLGRQRYTSAQLIQAEHSLPAFNWLALGSYAVGALLAYYWNWVAPLDFGASLPVFVITGALYFVVSKVALAKRVPA; from the coding sequence ATGAAGAATAATCATGTGCTCGGCCAGGACACCCTGTCAGCCGACGACGTTGAACACAGCCTTGGGCTGCCGGGAACCTTTGCGCTGTGGCTCGGCGCCAACGTGGTGGTCACCACCATCCTGACCGGCATGTTTTTAGTCCCTGACCTGACCTTCCAACATGCCATGCTGCTGATCTTGATTGGTTCGGCAATCGGCATCATCCCGCTGGTATTGATCGGGGTGATGGGCCAGCAAACCGGCATGACCACCATGGTGCTGGCGCGGGGCACCTTCGGCAGAAAAGGCGCTAATTTCCCCGCCTGGGTGAATCTATTGGCGCTGATAGCGTGGAGCTGGATTCAGGCGCTGCTCGCCGGCATGAGTCTGGACTACGCCGTGGAAAGCCTGACCGGTTACTCCAATGTGGCGCTCTTCACGGTCATTTGTGAATCCCTGGTGGTGCTGATTGCTCTGCGTGGCCACCTGGGAATCGAGAAAGTCGAGAAGATAGCGGCACTGCTGATGCTGGGGCTCTCGGCGGTGGTGCTGTTCGCGCTCAATCGCCATTACGATCTGCCGAGCATCACCCAGCTGGAACCCGAAGGCGTGTTGGGCGGCGGCGTGGTGTTCGATATCGTGGTCGCGACGGCTTTCTCCTGGATTCCATTGGCGGCGGACTACAACCGCCACTGCCGCTCGCTAAAAGCTGCCGTTGTGGGCACCTGGGGCGGCTACGTGGTGGCAACGCTGGTGGCGATGGGCTTAGGTGCGACGGTATCAGCGCTGTCGATCAGCGTGGGTATGGAGCCCACCTACGACCCGACGACCCTGCTCAGCGGCTTCGGTTTCGGACTGCCCGCCGCCCTGGTGATTTTCTTTTCAGTGCTGACCACCAACGTGATGTGCGTCTACAGCGCGACGCTTTCGTTCATGAGCGTGCGCCCGAAGGTGCCGTTCTGGAAACCGGCGTTGATCATTGGCGTGGTGTCGGTCATCGGTGCGCTCATCCCCGGCATTCTTGACCAGTTCCAGACCTTTCTGTTGATTATCGGCAGCGTCTTTATTCCGGCCTTTTCGCTGATGATCGTGGATTACTACCTGCTGGGGCGCCAGCGCTATACCTCGGCACAGCTGATCCAGGCTGAACATAGCCTTCCCGCCTTCAACTGGCTGGCGCTGGGCAGCTACGCGGTCGGCGCGCTACTTGCTTACTACTGGAACTGGGTCGCACCGCTTGATTTTGGCGCGTCGCTGCCGGTTTTCGTGATCACCGGCGCGCTCTATTTTGTGGTCAGCAAGGTTGCCCTCGCCAAGCGGGTGCCCGCATGA
- a CDS encoding 5-guanidino-2-oxopentanoate decarboxylase has product MNADATNTDATTNQATMTCAELLIRLLHETYGVRALFGIPGVHTVELYRGLEGSNVQHITPRHEQGAGFMADGYARASGQPGVCLIITGPGMTNMATAMGQALADSIPMLVISSVNRRDTLGMGQGRLHELPSQQQMINGVARFSHTLLDANTLPEVLARAFTVFNGARPGPVHIEIPIDLFNAPVNAPVSWQAPRLYRAAPDPEGLVEAARLLKAAKQPLVLLGGGCAASPEAARGLVEKLDAPTATTINAKGLLGRDHPLDLGANAALPAVRELAANADVILAVGTELGETDYDVVFDGGFHLNGTLIRIDLDPEQLVRNQRVALGLVGDAGRSLELLLGHFSEPLQRDGKVRTAAVLSALNLPNDPAFSDFVPLYATLAEHLPEAILVGDSTAPVYAGNHLVSQPAPRRYFNASTGYGTLGYGLPAALGAQLARADLPVVALVGDGGVMFTLSEIATAVEARLPVVIVLWHNAGYEEIRRYMDANGVARLGVDIQAPNFLTLAEGFGCPGVLVESPTEFSKALANREATGPLLIEIDAAAWQKNLMLPGDNNEE; this is encoded by the coding sequence ATGAACGCTGATGCAACGAATACTGATGCAACGACCAATCAAGCGACCATGACCTGTGCCGAACTGCTGATCCGGCTGCTGCATGAGACTTACGGCGTGCGCGCCCTGTTCGGCATCCCGGGTGTGCATACGGTGGAGCTTTATCGCGGTCTGGAAGGCAGCAATGTGCAGCATATAACCCCGCGCCATGAGCAGGGCGCGGGGTTTATGGCCGATGGCTATGCCCGCGCCAGCGGACAGCCGGGGGTGTGCCTGATTATCACCGGGCCTGGGATGACCAATATGGCGACCGCCATGGGCCAGGCCCTGGCGGATTCGATCCCCATGCTGGTGATCTCCAGCGTGAATCGTCGCGATACGCTTGGGATGGGCCAAGGGCGGCTGCACGAGCTGCCCAGCCAGCAGCAGATGATCAACGGCGTTGCGCGGTTCAGCCATACGCTGTTGGACGCCAATACGCTACCCGAGGTGCTGGCCCGCGCCTTTACCGTGTTCAACGGCGCTCGGCCGGGCCCGGTGCACATCGAAATCCCCATCGACCTGTTTAATGCACCGGTGAACGCGCCGGTGAGTTGGCAGGCGCCGAGGCTTTACCGCGCCGCGCCTGATCCGGAAGGGCTTGTCGAAGCTGCTCGCCTGCTGAAGGCGGCGAAGCAGCCTCTGGTGCTGCTGGGCGGTGGCTGCGCGGCATCACCCGAGGCGGCACGAGGATTGGTAGAAAAGCTCGATGCGCCTACGGCGACCACGATCAACGCCAAAGGCCTGCTGGGCCGTGACCACCCGCTGGATTTGGGTGCCAATGCAGCTTTGCCCGCGGTGCGCGAGCTGGCGGCCAACGCCGATGTGATTCTGGCGGTGGGCACTGAACTTGGCGAGACCGACTATGACGTGGTGTTTGATGGTGGCTTTCATCTCAACGGCACGTTGATTCGTATTGACCTCGACCCAGAGCAGCTGGTGCGCAACCAGCGCGTAGCGTTGGGGCTAGTCGGCGATGCCGGGCGTAGCCTTGAGCTTCTACTGGGCCATTTCTCCGAGCCATTGCAGCGCGACGGCAAGGTGCGAACCGCTGCCGTATTGAGCGCGCTGAATCTACCCAACGACCCGGCCTTCAGCGACTTTGTGCCGCTGTATGCAACGCTTGCCGAGCACCTACCTGAGGCCATTCTGGTGGGCGACTCCACCGCGCCGGTGTATGCCGGTAACCATCTGGTCAGCCAGCCCGCGCCAAGGCGTTATTTCAATGCCTCAACGGGCTACGGCACCTTGGGCTATGGGCTACCGGCGGCGTTGGGCGCACAGCTGGCGCGGGCGGATCTGCCGGTGGTGGCACTGGTGGGCGACGGCGGGGTGATGTTTACGCTCTCGGAAATAGCAACGGCGGTAGAAGCGCGTCTGCCGGTGGTGATTGTGCTTTGGCACAACGCCGGTTACGAAGAGATTCGTCGCTATATGGATGCCAACGGTGTGGCGCGTTTGGGCGTGGATATTCAAGCACCCAACTTCCTCACCCTGGCCGAAGGCTTTGGCTGTCCCGGCGTACTGGTAGAAAGCCCCACTGAGTTTTCCAAGGCGCTCGCCAACCGTGAAGCGACCGGGCCGTTACTGATCGAAATTGACGCCGCTGCCTGGCAGAAAAACCTGATGTTACCAGGAGATAACAATGAAGAATAA
- a CDS encoding YjiH family protein: MSYSNVKSEQPTSSAPIPRAHLLKFIIPSLIGVLLFLVPFQVGDTINIGMGLMADSLQALLGSALPAIAVVVLCLSVVATIYAKLANPSWAKKGMLHEMFHVGPVWLAMRVLGALFAVMTYFQFGPEFVTASFTGGVMLNDLAPVLLTFFFFAALLLPFLVEFGFMEFIGSMVRKPFRVIFNLPGRSAIDATASWMGSGTVGVLITTQQYEQGFYNRREASVIATNFSVVSIAFALLVTSFVDINHLFVQFYFTVVVSGLIAAVIVPRLPPLSRKSNDYYEPVGCQLSEERTEKVGLFRYSLIQATNRAAGAPGPRELARLALLNVMDIFLGLLPLVFAIGTVALILAEFTPLFTWLSYPMVPVLELLRIPEAEAAAPATLVGFADMFLPAVLATNIESELTRFVIACLSLTQLIYMSEIGALLLKSKIPIKLWELVAIFLLRTAITLPIIAFMAHTFFF, translated from the coding sequence ATGTCGTATAGCAACGTTAAATCGGAACAGCCGACCTCGTCGGCACCGATACCCCGCGCGCACTTACTGAAATTTATCATTCCCTCGCTAATTGGGGTGCTGCTGTTTCTCGTCCCTTTTCAGGTGGGCGATACCATTAACATCGGCATGGGGCTCATGGCCGATAGTTTGCAGGCCTTGCTGGGCTCGGCGCTGCCAGCTATTGCGGTAGTGGTACTCTGCCTATCGGTGGTAGCGACGATTTACGCCAAGTTAGCTAACCCATCCTGGGCCAAAAAGGGCATGCTGCACGAAATGTTTCATGTTGGCCCGGTGTGGCTTGCGATGCGCGTATTAGGCGCGCTTTTTGCTGTGATGACCTATTTTCAGTTCGGGCCTGAGTTCGTGACCGCTTCCTTTACCGGTGGCGTGATGCTCAATGACTTGGCGCCGGTACTGCTCACCTTCTTTTTCTTTGCAGCGCTGCTGCTGCCGTTTCTGGTCGAGTTTGGCTTTATGGAGTTCATCGGCAGTATGGTACGTAAGCCGTTTCGGGTAATTTTTAACCTGCCGGGGCGCAGCGCCATCGATGCCACTGCCTCCTGGATGGGATCGGGCACCGTCGGCGTGCTGATCACCACGCAGCAGTACGAGCAGGGCTTCTATAACCGCCGCGAAGCCTCGGTCATTGCCACCAACTTCTCCGTGGTGTCGATTGCGTTTGCGCTGCTCGTCACCAGCTTCGTGGATATCAACCACCTGTTTGTGCAGTTCTACTTCACGGTGGTGGTCTCCGGATTGATCGCGGCGGTCATCGTGCCGCGCCTGCCGCCGCTGTCGCGCAAGTCCAATGACTATTACGAGCCGGTGGGCTGCCAGTTGAGCGAAGAGCGCACTGAAAAAGTGGGTCTGTTTCGTTACAGCTTGATTCAGGCCACCAATCGCGCCGCCGGAGCTCCTGGGCCCCGAGAGCTGGCACGTTTGGCGCTCCTCAACGTGATGGATATTTTCCTCGGCTTACTTCCCTTGGTGTTCGCCATTGGCACGGTGGCGTTGATTCTGGCGGAATTTACCCCGCTGTTTACCTGGCTTTCCTACCCCATGGTGCCGGTGCTTGAGCTGCTGCGGATTCCCGAGGCAGAAGCGGCGGCGCCTGCCACCCTGGTGGGCTTTGCCGATATGTTCCTGCCCGCGGTGCTGGCGACCAATATCGAAAGCGAACTCACCCGCTTTGTGATTGCCTGCCTGTCGCTCACCCAATTGATCTACATGTCGGAAATCGGCGCGCTGCTGCTCAAGTCGAAAATCCCCATCAAGCTCTGGGAACTGGTCGCCATCTTCCTGCTGCGTACCGCCATTACGCTGCCGATCATTGCCTTTATGGCCCACACGTTTTTCTTCTAA
- the speB gene encoding agmatinase, which yields MPEFNQPLGGNTMPRFAGPATMMRLPTQETAEGLDAAFIGIPMDIGTSNRPGTRLGPRQIRDESRMLRPYNMATRAAPFESLQVADIGDVPINTFHLPKSVDIITAFYDEVLKHDCIPLTLGGEHTLTLPILRAMAKKHGPVGLIHIDAHADVNEHMFGEPIAHGTPFRRAQEEGLLAHGKVVQIGLRGTGYAAEDFDWCRDQGFRVVPAEECWYRSLAPLMQEVREQMGDIPVYISFDIDGLDPSVAPGTGTVEMGGLTSSQGLELVRGAAGLNIVGCDLVEVSPPYDPSGNTALMGATLLYEMLCVLPGVKHSE from the coding sequence ATGCCAGAGTTTAATCAGCCCCTGGGTGGCAACACCATGCCGCGCTTTGCAGGCCCTGCCACCATGATGCGCTTGCCTACTCAAGAAACCGCCGAGGGATTAGACGCGGCATTTATTGGTATCCCTATGGATATTGGCACTTCAAATCGTCCTGGCACGCGGCTTGGGCCGCGCCAGATTCGCGACGAGTCGCGCATGCTGCGCCCCTACAATATGGCGACCCGCGCCGCGCCCTTTGAAAGCCTGCAGGTCGCCGATATCGGCGATGTACCCATCAATACTTTCCACCTGCCTAAAAGCGTCGACATCATCACCGCCTTTTACGATGAGGTGCTGAAACATGACTGCATTCCGCTGACCCTGGGCGGAGAACATACGCTCACGCTGCCTATCCTCCGCGCCATGGCCAAAAAGCACGGCCCGGTGGGGCTGATTCATATCGATGCCCATGCCGATGTCAATGAGCACATGTTCGGCGAGCCAATTGCCCACGGCACGCCGTTTCGTCGTGCCCAGGAGGAGGGTTTATTGGCCCATGGCAAGGTAGTGCAAATCGGCCTGCGCGGTACCGGCTATGCCGCTGAGGATTTTGACTGGTGCCGCGATCAGGGCTTTCGCGTCGTTCCCGCCGAAGAGTGCTGGTATCGCTCTCTAGCGCCGTTGATGCAGGAAGTGCGCGAGCAGATGGGCGATATCCCGGTGTACATCAGTTTCGACATCGACGGCCTGGATCCTTCTGTTGCCCCCGGCACCGGCACGGTGGAAATGGGGGGACTGACCTCTAGCCAAGGATTGGAGCTGGTTCGCGGTGCCGCTGGGCTCAATATTGTCGGCTGCGACCTGGTGGAAGTATCACCGCCTTACGACCCCAGCGGCAACACCGCACTGATGGGCGCCACGCTGCTGTATGAAATGCTCTGCGTACTGCCGGGCGTTAAACACAGCGAGTGA